The Juglans microcarpa x Juglans regia isolate MS1-56 chromosome 2S, Jm3101_v1.0, whole genome shotgun sequence genome has a window encoding:
- the LOC121251413 gene encoding histone H2A variant 1-like codes for MAGKGGKGLLAAKTTAANKDKDKKRPVSKSSRAGIQFPVGRIHRHLKTRISANGRVGATAAVYLASILEYLTAEVLELAGNASKDLKVKRITPRHLQLAIRGDEELDTLIKGTIAGGGVIPHIHKSLINKTSKD; via the exons ATGGCGGGGAAAGGAGGGAAGGGCCTCTTGGCGGCCAAGACCACCGCGGCCAACAAGGACAAGGACAAGAAAAGACCCGTTTCCAAGTCTTCCCGTGCCGGAATTCAG TTCCCTGTGGGTCGCATTCATCGGCACCTAAAAACAAGGATCTCTGCGAATGGCCGTGTTGGGGCCACTGCTGCTGTTTACTTGGCTTCAATACTGGAGTACCTGACTGCAGAGGTGCTCGAGCTTGCTGGGAATGCAAGCAAAGATTTGAAGGTGAAGAGAATCACGCCCAGGCATTTGCAACTGGCTATCAGAGGAGACGAGGAGCTCGACACGCTGATCAAAGGAACCATTGCTGGAGGTGGCGTTATCCCCCACATTCACAAGTCCCTCATCAATAAAACCTCTAAAGATTAG
- the LOC121252408 gene encoding LOW QUALITY PROTEIN: histone acetyltransferase GCN5 (The sequence of the model RefSeq protein was modified relative to this genomic sequence to represent the inferred CDS: inserted 1 base in 1 codon) has protein sequence MDTHSSHLTAPNRSRSSQSPSPSHSSATSSIHKRKLPPEDHAPPXPPSSFSADTRDGALTSNDDLESISARGGGADDSDSDDDSEAAAAAADDSDDDSSAMRTFTASRLENASATAGGSVRSTKLKTENLNSATVKIESSECGKDGGTQGAGAAGPTASAAGSSVPGIVVKEDASKIFTENIQTSGAYSAREESLKREEEAGRLKFVCLSNDGIDEHMVWLIGLKNIFARQLPNMPKEYIVRLVMDRSHKSVMVIRRNQVVGGITYRPYASQRFGEIAFCAITADEQVKGYGTRLMNHLKQHARDVDGLTHFLTYADNNAVGYFIKQGFTKEIHLEKDRWQGYIKDYDGGILMECKIDPKLPYTDLSTMIRRQRQAIDEKIRELSNCHIVYTGIDFQKKEAGIPKKTVKVDDIPGLREAGWTPDQWGHSRFRTLSASTDSATNQKHLTAFMRSLLKSMHDHVDAWPFKDPVDARDVPDYYEIIKDPMDLKTMSKRVESDQYYVTFEMFVADVKRMFANARTYNSPETIYYKCATRLESHFQSKVHSGLHSGAKIQQ, from the exons atggacaCGCACTCCTCGCACCTCACAGCACCGAACCGTTCTCGTAGCTCGCAGTCCCCTTCTCCGTCCCACTCTTCTGCCACATCCTCCATCCACAAGCGCAAGCTCCCGCCTGAGGACCACGCGCCAC TTCCTCCCTCCTCGTTCTCCGCTGACACCCGCGACGGCGCATTGACCTCCAACGACGACCTCGAGAGCATCTCCGCACGCGGAGGCGGCGCCGATGACTCTGACTCCGACGATGATTCCGAGGCTGCAGCCGCCGCCGCAGATGACTCCGACGACGACTCCTCCGCCATGCGCACCTTCACAGCCTCCCGTCTCGAGAACGCTTCCGCCACTGCCGGCGGCTCGGTGCGCAGCACGAAGCTCAAGACGGAGAACCTGAACTCTGCGACAGTGAAGATCGAGAGCTCGGAGTGCGGCAAGGACGGTGGGACCCAAGGCGCTGGTGCTGCGGGGCCCACCGCTTCTGCGGCGGGAAGCTCGGTTCCGGGGATCGTGGTGAAAGAGGACGCCTCGAAGATATTTACAGAGAATATACAGACCAGTGGAGCTTATAGTGCCAGGGAAGAGAGTTTGAAGAGAGAG GAAGAGGCGGGAAGGCTCAAGTTTGTGTGCCTATCAAATGATGGAATTGATGAGCATATGGTTTG GTTGATAGGATTGAAGAATATTTTTGCAAGGCAATTACCTAACATGCCTAAAGAGTACATTGTTCGTCTTGTCATGGATAG AAGCCATAAATCTGTGATGGTGATCAGACGTAATCAGGTTGTTGGTGGGATTACTTATCGCCCATATGCCAG CCAAAGGTTTGGGGAGATAGCTTTCTGTGCAATCACAGCTGATGAACAAGTAAAAGGTTATGGCACCAGGCTGATGAATCACTTAAAACAGCATGCACGCGATGTGGATGGGCTAACTCATTTTCTGACATATGCTGACAATAATGCCGTCGGCTATTTTATCAAACAG GGTTTTACCAAAGAGATCCACTTGGAGAAAGATAGATGGCAAGG GTATATAAAAGACTATGATGGAGGAATTCTTATGGAATGTAAAATTGATCCAAAACTTCCTTACACCGATTTATCAACTATGATTCGCCGTCAGAGGCAG GCGATCGACGAAAAAATAAGAGAGCTCTCAAACTGCCACATTGTTTATACTGGAATTGACTTTCAGAAG AAGGAAGCTGGTATTCCCAAAAAAACCGTTAAAGTTGACGATATCCCTGGATTGA ggGAGGCTGGGTGGACTCCTGATCAATGGGGCCATTCACGGTTTCGAACTTTAAGTGCGTCTACAGACAGTGCCACAAATCAAAAACATTTGACTGCATTCATGCGCTCACTTTTAAAG TCAATGCATGACCATGTCGATGCTTGGCCATTCAAGGATCCAGTTGATGCACGGGATGTACCTGATTATTATGAAATCATCAAAGATCCGATGG ATTTGAAGACGATGTCGAAAAGGGTAGAGTCAGATCAATATTATGTTACCTTTGAGATGTTTGTGGCGGATGTTAAAAGGATGTTTGCCAATGCACGCACCTACAACTCTCCCGAGACCATTTATTATAAATGTGCAACCAG GTTGGAATCCCATTTTCAAAGCAAGGTTCACTCAGGTCTCCATTCTGGAGCAAAAATTCAGCAGTAA
- the LOC121252520 gene encoding light-inducible protein CPRF2-like isoform X1: MQHETKSKRINSRYKRTTKMRENLVRAMDTVFPIDELADPFWPSAAGSSTAMNRSESEWALERFMEELSSSSSPAALATDSAAAASAAAASLPLPKIVASPATTVSPVGSSSSTSRRDEADDQVIDNPNHPQPLDRPYLTAPVDPDEYRALLQSKLHMACAVAAQRGSASKPEECGNVVESQLQGLKPSQPGSQAHDDKGTVAADHNFPTAQSEADGGPLGIPESPLQRKSGVQIRQTTSGSSREDSDDDELEGDMETPGNNTDVKRARRMLSNRESARRSRRRKQAHMNELETQVSQLRAENSTLLERLSDMNQKYEQSGVDNRILKADIEALRANVKMAEETVKRLTNLPQMNLAMANMPSAGMPFACNPMNGNAALPILPNPNQFFHQPVPTVANATPHHQRLDSSFPSNPPIPLVGNPQKIIGGNRVAEMSSMQHTASVPQAQKHISADASSHGPCLVGILNFLIRLQTIISRIEQSAFLAAFYF, encoded by the exons ATGCAGCACGAGACAAAAAGCAAGCGAATCAATTCACGGTACAAACGGACAACGAAAATGCGAGAAAACTTGGTGAGAGCGATGGATACTGTGTTCCCCATCGATGAACTGGCCGATCCGTTCTGGCCTTCGGCAGCGGGTTCATCCACAGCGATGAATCGGAGCGAGTCGGAGTGGGCCCTGGAGCGATTTATGGAGGAGCTCTCCTCCTCATCATCACCGGCTGCCTTGGCTACGGACTCGGCGGCTGCGGCGTCGGCGGCAGCGGCATCTCTGCCCCTTCCCAAGATCGTTGCATCCCCAGCAACCACCGTGTCTCCTGTGGGATCTTCATCTTCCACGTCTAGAAGAGACGAAGCCGACGACCAGGTCATCGACAATCCTAATCATCCGCAACCGTTGGATCGTCCGTATCTGACGGCTCCGGTTGATCCCGATGAGTACCGCGCGCTTCTTCAAAGTAAGCTCCATATGGCATGTGCCGTCGCTGCTCAACGG GGGTCGGCTTCAAAGCCTGAGGAATGCGGTAATGTTGTGGAGAGTCAATTGCAGGGGTTAAAGCCGTCTCAACCTGGATCTCAAGCGCACGATGATAAAGGT ACTGTAGCTGCGGATCATAATTTCCCTACGGCACAAAGCGAGGCTGATGGTGGACCACTTGGCATTCCGGAATCACCTTTGCAGAGAAAATCTGGAGTACAAATCAGGCAAACAACCAGTGGATCATCGAGAGAGGACTCGGATGATGATGAACTCGAGGGAGATATGGAAACCCCTGGGAATAATACTGATGTGAAACGTGCTAGGAG AATGCTTTCTAATCGAGAATCAGCAAGACGCtctagaagaagaaaacaagcgCATATGAACGAACTTGAGACACAG GTCAGTCAGCTTAGGGCTGAAAACTCTACATTGTTAGAGCGTCTTTCTGACATGAATCAGAAGTACGAGCAATCTGGTGTTGACAACAGAATTTTAAAAGCTGATATTGAGGCTTTGAGAGCAAAT GTGAAGATGGCTGAAGAAACAGTTAAGCGACTGACAAATCTCCCCCAGATGAATCTAGCTATGGCCAATATGCCTAGTGCAGGAATGCCATTTGCATGCAACCCGATGAATGGTAATGCTGCTTTACCAATTTTGCCGAATCCAAACCAATTCTTTCACCAGCCAGTTCCAACTGTTGCCAATGCTACTCCACATCACCAGAGACTGGACAGCAGTTTCCCCAGCAACCCTCCAATTCCTCTTGTTGGAAACCCACAAAAAATTATCGGTGGAAACAGAGTAGCCGAAATGTCTTCGATGCAACACACAGCTAGTGTGCCACAAGCGCAAAAGCATATTTCTGCAGATGCTAGCTCGCACGGGCCATGCCTAGTTGGGATCCTGAACTTTCTCATACGGTTGCAAACAATAATTAGCAGAATTGAGCAGAGTGCCTTCCTCGCtgctttctatttttaa
- the LOC121252520 gene encoding light-inducible protein CPRF2-like isoform X2, which produces MQHETKSKRINSRYKRTTKMRENLVRAMDTVFPIDELADPFWPSAAGSSTAMNRSESEWALERFMEELSSSSSPAALATDSAAAASAAAASLPLPKIVASPATTVSPVGSSSSTSRRDEADDQVIDNPNHPQPLDRPYLTAPVDPDEYRALLQSKLHMACAVAAQRGSASKPEECGNVVESQLQGLKPSQPGSQAHDDKAADHNFPTAQSEADGGPLGIPESPLQRKSGVQIRQTTSGSSREDSDDDELEGDMETPGNNTDVKRARRMLSNRESARRSRRRKQAHMNELETQVSQLRAENSTLLERLSDMNQKYEQSGVDNRILKADIEALRANVKMAEETVKRLTNLPQMNLAMANMPSAGMPFACNPMNGNAALPILPNPNQFFHQPVPTVANATPHHQRLDSSFPSNPPIPLVGNPQKIIGGNRVAEMSSMQHTASVPQAQKHISADASSHGPCLVGILNFLIRLQTIISRIEQSAFLAAFYF; this is translated from the exons ATGCAGCACGAGACAAAAAGCAAGCGAATCAATTCACGGTACAAACGGACAACGAAAATGCGAGAAAACTTGGTGAGAGCGATGGATACTGTGTTCCCCATCGATGAACTGGCCGATCCGTTCTGGCCTTCGGCAGCGGGTTCATCCACAGCGATGAATCGGAGCGAGTCGGAGTGGGCCCTGGAGCGATTTATGGAGGAGCTCTCCTCCTCATCATCACCGGCTGCCTTGGCTACGGACTCGGCGGCTGCGGCGTCGGCGGCAGCGGCATCTCTGCCCCTTCCCAAGATCGTTGCATCCCCAGCAACCACCGTGTCTCCTGTGGGATCTTCATCTTCCACGTCTAGAAGAGACGAAGCCGACGACCAGGTCATCGACAATCCTAATCATCCGCAACCGTTGGATCGTCCGTATCTGACGGCTCCGGTTGATCCCGATGAGTACCGCGCGCTTCTTCAAAGTAAGCTCCATATGGCATGTGCCGTCGCTGCTCAACGG GGGTCGGCTTCAAAGCCTGAGGAATGCGGTAATGTTGTGGAGAGTCAATTGCAGGGGTTAAAGCCGTCTCAACCTGGATCTCAAGCGCACGATGATAAAG CTGCGGATCATAATTTCCCTACGGCACAAAGCGAGGCTGATGGTGGACCACTTGGCATTCCGGAATCACCTTTGCAGAGAAAATCTGGAGTACAAATCAGGCAAACAACCAGTGGATCATCGAGAGAGGACTCGGATGATGATGAACTCGAGGGAGATATGGAAACCCCTGGGAATAATACTGATGTGAAACGTGCTAGGAG AATGCTTTCTAATCGAGAATCAGCAAGACGCtctagaagaagaaaacaagcgCATATGAACGAACTTGAGACACAG GTCAGTCAGCTTAGGGCTGAAAACTCTACATTGTTAGAGCGTCTTTCTGACATGAATCAGAAGTACGAGCAATCTGGTGTTGACAACAGAATTTTAAAAGCTGATATTGAGGCTTTGAGAGCAAAT GTGAAGATGGCTGAAGAAACAGTTAAGCGACTGACAAATCTCCCCCAGATGAATCTAGCTATGGCCAATATGCCTAGTGCAGGAATGCCATTTGCATGCAACCCGATGAATGGTAATGCTGCTTTACCAATTTTGCCGAATCCAAACCAATTCTTTCACCAGCCAGTTCCAACTGTTGCCAATGCTACTCCACATCACCAGAGACTGGACAGCAGTTTCCCCAGCAACCCTCCAATTCCTCTTGTTGGAAACCCACAAAAAATTATCGGTGGAAACAGAGTAGCCGAAATGTCTTCGATGCAACACACAGCTAGTGTGCCACAAGCGCAAAAGCATATTTCTGCAGATGCTAGCTCGCACGGGCCATGCCTAGTTGGGATCCTGAACTTTCTCATACGGTTGCAAACAATAATTAGCAGAATTGAGCAGAGTGCCTTCCTCGCtgctttctatttttaa
- the LOC121251715 gene encoding LOW QUALITY PROTEIN: V-type proton ATPase subunit F-like (The sequence of the model RefSeq protein was modified relative to this genomic sequence to represent the inferred CDS: deleted 1 base in 1 codon), producing the protein MLEQRIVHFFSRLWLHPSSLMANRAQIHTSNSALIAMIADEDTVVGFLLAGVGNVDLRRKINYLIVDSKTTIKQIEDAFKEFTTREDIAVVLISQYVANMIRFLVDSYNRPVPAILEIPSKDHPYDPTHDSVLSRVKYLFSTESVASGRR; encoded by the exons aTGCTTGAGCAGCGTATTGT ACATTTTTTTTCTCGCTTGTGGTTGCATCCTTCATCTTTAATGGCCAACAGAGCTCAAATCCATACTAGCAACTCAGCACTCATTGCCATGATTGCAGATGAG GACACTGTAGTTGGATTTCTCCTGGCTGGAGTGGGTAATGTTGACTTA CGAAGAAAGATAAATTACCTTATTGTGGACTCAA AAACAACCATTAAACAAATTGAAGATGCATTTAAAGAGTTCACCACCAGGGAGGACATTGCTGTAGTGCTGATTAGCCAATAT GTTGCAAATATGATAAGGTTTTTGGTTGATAGCTACAACAGACCAGTTCCCGCTATTTTAGAGATTCCTTCAAAGGACCATCCTTATGACCCTACACATGATTCAGTTCTTTCACGAGTAAAGTACCTCTTTTCGACAGAATCAGTAGCATCTGGGAGGCGCTAG